The window ACGATCAGGACTGGTCCCGCACGGTCGAGCTGCGCAACGGCATCACCGACCTCGCGGCCAACGTGCCCTTCCGCCGCTGGGTCGAGGCCGATCTGCACCACGTCGACCTGAACATCGGCTACGAGCTCTCCGACCTCCCGCAGGAGTTCACCGAGCGCGAGATCGTCTTCCTCGCCGACCGCTGGTCCGGCCGCCCCGAGGTGCCGCCCGTGGCCCTGGTCGCGGCCGACGGCCGGACCTGGCGCACCGGCTCCGCCGGGGATCCCGCCGTGACCGTGTCCGGCACCGACGCGGGGCTGCTGGCCTGGCTGGCCGGCCGCGGCGACAAGGGCGCCTCCCTGAGCACCTCGGGCGGCCCGCTTCCCGAGCTCCCCCCGCTCTAGACGCCCCCTAGGATCAGGACATGACGTACACCGGAGAGGTCAAGGTCGGCGGTCCCGCCGACGTGCACGAACTCGCGGACCTGATGATTTCCAAGGTCGCGGTGGGCCCGATGAACAACAATGCCTACCTGCTGCGCTGCCGCGCCACAGACGAGCAGCTGCTCATCGACGCGGCCGCCGAGGCGGGCACCCTGCTCAGCCTGATCGGCGACGACGGCATCGCGTCCGTGGTCACCACGCACCGGCACGGTGACCACTGGGGCGCCCTCGCCGAGGTGGTCGAGGCGACCGGCGCGCGCACGTACGCGGGCGCCCTCGACGCCGAGGGCATCCCGGTGGCGACCGATGTGCCGGTCGCCGACGGGGACACGGTCACGGTCGGCCGGGTCACCCTGACCGCGCGCCACCTGGTCGGCCACACCCCCGGCTCGATCGCCCTGGTCTACGACGACCCGCACGGGCACGCGCACGTGTTCACCGGCGACTGCCTCTTCCCGGGCGGCGTCGGCAACACCCACGACGACCCGAAGGCCTTCGCGAGCCTGCTCGACGACGTCCAGCACAAGCTCTTCGAGCAGCTGTCGGACGAGACCTGGGTCTACCCGGGGCACGGCAACGACACCACCCTCGGCGCCGAGCGTCCGCACCTGGCCGAATGGCGCGAGCGCGGCTGGTAGGCACCGCAACGCGTCAACTTGACGGCGCGACGCACTCCTTCCGGTCGCTTACGACCGAACTCACGTCCTGAGGGGCGGGGAACGGGTATCTGGTGCGGCATGCCACAGGACCCTTCCCCGCCGCTCGCCTCCCCCGCCCCCGAGGCCGCCCCCGCCCCGTCGCCCGCCGTCGCACCCACCGGGGCCGCCGGGGCCGACCGTTCCGCCGGGCCCGGCATGCTGCGCCTGGCCACGGCCTCGCTCGCCGGCACGGCCATCGAGTTCTACGACTTCTTCGTGTACGGGACGGCCGCCGCGCTCGTGCTCGGCCCGCTCTTCTTCCCGTCCTTCTCCCCCCTCGCCGGGACCCTCGCCGCCTTCGGCACCTTCGGCGTCGGCTTCCTCGCCCGCCCGCTCGGCTCGGTGGTCTTCGGCCACATCGGCGACCGCTACGGCCGCCGGCCGGTCCTGCTCGCCTCCCTGCTGCTCACCGGCATCGCCACCGTCGCCGTCGGCTGCGTGCCCACGTACGGCTCGATCGGCATGGCCGCGCCGGTCCTCCTGCTCCTGCTGCGCTTCCTGCAGGGCCTCGGGCTCGGCGGCGAGTGGGGCGGCGCCGTGCTGCTGACCGCCGAGCACGCTCCCGAGGGGCGGCGCGGACTGTGGTCGAGCTTCCCGCAGATGGGTCCGGCGGTGGGCTTCCTGCTCGCCAACGGGCTGATGCTGGGACTGTCCGCGTCGCTGACCGACGCGCAGTTCACGTCCTGGGGGTGGCGGGTGCCGTTCTGGGCGGCCGGGGCACTTGCGCTGGCCGGGCTGTGGCTGCGCCACTCGGTGGAGGAGACCCCGCAGTTCCGGGCGCTCGCCGCGACGGGCCGGCGGGCCGAGGCCCCGCTGGCCGAGGTGTTCCGGGGCCACTGGCGGCTGCTCCTGCTGACCGGCGGGGCGCTCGCCGTGGGGTACGCCGTCTTCTACGCGGTCACCACCTGGTCCCTCGCGTACGCCAACGAGCACCTCACGGTCGGCCGCACGACGATGCTGGCCTGCATCATGGTCGCGGTCGCGATCAAGGGCCTGGTGACTCCTCTGATCGCGATGCTCGGGGACCGCTACGGGCGGCGGCCGCTGTGCCTGGCCGGGTGCGCGCTCTGCGCGGTGTGGATGTTCCCGCTGGTGGCGCTGTTGCGGACGGCCGATCCGCTGCTGATGACGGTCGGCTTCACCGGCGCGCTGATCGGCATGGTGACGATGTTCGCGGTGGTGGCCGCCTACCTGCCGGAGCTGTACGCGCCGAGGATCCGCTGTACGGGCGCGGCCGTCGGCTACAACCTGGGCGGGGTGCTGGGCGGCGCGCTGACCCCGATCGTGGCGACGGCGCTGGCCGACGGTTCCGGTCCGCCGTGGGGCGTCGCGCTCTACCTGACCGGCATCGCCCTGGTCAGCCTGGTCTGTTTCGCGCTGCTGCCGGAGACGGGTCCGGCGGCCGTGCGCAAGCGGGCGGCGGCGGTCCGGGGCGCGGAAACGGGGGCGGCCGAAGCGGCCGCCCCCGTGTAGGTCCGTGGATCCGTAGGTCCGTAAATCCGTAGAGCTGTGGATCCGTAGGTCCGGTTACGCGTCGATGTTCTCCGGGCGGGCGGCGGCCTCGGCCGCCGCCTGCTTCTTGGAGGCCATCAGGCTGGTGATCGTGGTGATGACCAGGACACCGCAGATGACGCCGAGGGAGACCGGGATCGAGATCACGGGGACGTGCACACCGGACTCGTGCAGGGCGTGCAGCACCAGCTTGATGCCGATGAAGCCGAGGATGATCGACAGGCCGTAGCTGAGGTGGACCAGCTTCTTCAGCAGTCCGCCGATGAGGAAGTACAGCTGGCGCAGACCCATCAGGGCGAAGGCGTTGGCCGTGAAGACGATGTACGGGTCCTGGGTCAGGCCGAAGATCGCGGGGATGGAGTCCAGGGCGAACAGCACGTCGGTGGTGCCGATGGCGAGCATGACGACCATCAGGGGGGTCAGCACGCGCTTGCCGTTGTTCTGGATGAAGAGCTTGGTGCCGTGGTACCGGTCGGCGACGCCGAACTTCTTCTCGACCGACTTCAGGAGGCGGTTCTCCTCGAACTCGTCCTCGTCCTCGTCCTTGCGGGCCTCCTGGATGAGCTTCCACGCGGTGTAGATCAGGAAGGCGCCGAAGATGTAGAAGACCCAGGAGAAGCTGGCGATGATCGCGGCGCCGGCGGCGATGAAGACCGCGCGCAGGACCAGGGCGATCAGTACGCCGATGAGCAGCACGCGCTGCTGGAGGTGGGAGGGCACCGCGAACTTCGCCATGATCAGGACGAAGACGAAGAGGTTGTCGACGCTCAAGGACTTCTCGGTGATGAAGCCCGCGAAGAACTCCTGGGAGGCCTGCGGGGTCCCGAAGAACCAGAGGCCCAGCCCGAAGAGGACGGCGAGGACGACCCAGACGACCGTCCAGGTGCCCGCTTCCTTGATGGACACGTCGTGGGGTTTGCGGCCGATGAAGAAATCGGCGCCGATCAGGAGGGAGAGACCGAGAATGGTCAGCGCCCAAAGGGCCCAGGAAACTTCCATGGTGAAACACGCCTCCGGCGGATGGCTCAGCACTTCGTCAGCGTCATCGCTGCCGGAGGTCTCTTCCACCCTGACGACCTGGAGGCCGTGGGCCGACGCCCCGGGACCTGCTTCGCTCGTTCAGCCGAACTGGTCCGTATTGACGGGTACGCCGTAGCAGGAAAGCAGGAATACTCCCCCCCGCACACACGAGCATACCCGTCAAAGACGGTTTAGGTAAAGAGAGTCCCAAAGAATGGTCACGGACGGGTAGTGCGCCGGGCCTCCGCCACCCGGTCCAGCGCCTGGTCGAGGACCCGGCTGCCCTGCGGGGGCAGGTCCGGTTCGAAGGTCCAGGCGTGATGGACCCAGGGGTCGGCGAGGTGGTTGTCCGGCACCGGCGACAGCCGCATCAGGGACCGCCACAGCGGGTCGAGCAGCGGCCCGTAGGCCGAGGCCTCGTCGCGGTCCGCGACCATCAGCAGGTGCACGCCCACCGCCGAGCCCTCGTCGGCGAGGTAGCGCAGCTGGGTCACGGCGCGGTCGTCGAAACCGTGCGGGAAGTCGTGCACGATCAGCAGCTGCTCGGCCGTGTCCACGTCCGGCGGCAGGTCCTCGGGAGCACCGGCCCGCAGCGCCATCTGTACGAGGTCCACCCGCCGGGTCAGACGTGCCAGGGTCTGGGTGACCCCGGCGGCCCCGGCGGCGGGGGGCCCGGCCAGCACCCCGGCGCGTACGAGGGGCGCCAGCGAGGCGGATCCGGCCCCGGCCGCGTCGATGACGTGGACCGAGAAGCGGTCGGCGGGGTGGACCGCGAGCAGCCGGACCGCATAGGTGACGGCCATGTCCATGGCGGCCCGGCGCAGCCGGTCGGTGTCCATGGCCATCGCGGCCTCGGAGCCGGTGCGGCCGTTGTCGATCCACAGTCCGCGCTCCAGCGGGACCCGGGTCAGCATGGGGATGCGCAGGTCGGGCCGCTCGGGCAGGTGCAGGTCCCCCAGGCGCAGGGCCAGCGGGCTCTCCTCGGGCGTGCGGTGACCGTGCCAGACGGGGTTGTCCCAGCGGGCGTACGCGGCCGGCAGCGCGGGCTCGACGACCTCCGACTCGGCGATGAGCTGGACCAGGTCCCGGTCGAGGACGGCCTGGGCCTGGGCGACGAGCTCCTCGCGACGGGCCCGCGCGGTGTCGCGGGCGGCGTTCCCGGAGCCGCCGAGGCGGTGGCGCGGGTCGGACAGGGCCTCGTCGAGCTCCCGGTCCATGCGGGAGTCTGCGAACTCCACGGCGCTGCGGTAGGCGGCGACCGTGCGGGCCAGGTCCTCGAACATGCCCCAGACCTGGTTGTAGAGCCGCTCCTCCATGGACCAGCCGCTGGCGTCGCCGGCGACGGGCCGCGGGGGCTGTCCGGGCTCCTGGGCCGCGGCGGCCCGCGGCGCGGGCTCCGGCGGCTCGGTGCTGGTGCGGCGGCGCCGGGGGTGGGCGTAGCTGATCGTGGGCGGGGCCCCCGGCGCGTCGCCACCGGGCGCGGGCCCGGGCGTACCGGCGTACGGGTGCCCGGAGACCGGGACCGGGTCCGGCGGCTCGGGGGTGGGCGCGGGGGGCTGCGCCGGGGTCTGCGGGGTGCGCAGGTCTCCGACGAGGGTCGGCATCGCCGCGAGGGTGATGTCGGCCTCGGCGGTGCGGGCGACCGTGCGCAGCGCGGCGGCGGCCAGCTCCGCGGCATGCGGTGCGGGCAGTCCGCCGTCGGCGAGCAGGGCGCCGAGGCCCTCGGCGTAGCCCTGGCCGACGGCCCGGACCTTCCAGGCGCCCTGGCGCCGGTACAGCTCCAGGGCGACCACGGCCGTCTCGGCGTCGAGCCCCGTCAGCGTGTACCCGGCGAGCTCGGCGCCCTCCGGGTCGGCGACGGCCACGTAGGAGGCCGGTACCGCGCCGAAGCGCACCGGACCGCCGGGCGGCAGGACCAGCAGGACGGCGAGCCGGTGGACGTCCGCCGCGACCTCGTCGAGGTCGACGGCGAAGGCGTGCCGTTCCGCAAGCCCCTCCGGCGCCTGCACGCCGGGGAGGGACCTGGCGCCCGGGTGGGCCAGTATCCCGTTGCCGGAGAACCGGCCCTGTTCGTCGGCGAGCGAGGCCAGGGCGAGCACGGGTGTGCCCGCCGAGACCCTGATCTCCACCCGGCTCTGGGACACGGGGTGGTTCTGCC is drawn from Streptomyces sp. NBC_01232 and contains these coding sequences:
- a CDS encoding TerD family protein, which gives rise to MTAELVRGQNHPVSQSRVEIRVSAGTPVLALASLADEQGRFSGNGILAHPGARSLPGVQAPEGLAERHAFAVDLDEVAADVHRLAVLLVLPPGGPVRFGAVPASYVAVADPEGAELAGYTLTGLDAETAVVALELYRRQGAWKVRAVGQGYAEGLGALLADGGLPAPHAAELAAAALRTVARTAEADITLAAMPTLVGDLRTPQTPAQPPAPTPEPPDPVPVSGHPYAGTPGPAPGGDAPGAPPTISYAHPRRRRTSTEPPEPAPRAAAAQEPGQPPRPVAGDASGWSMEERLYNQVWGMFEDLARTVAAYRSAVEFADSRMDRELDEALSDPRHRLGGSGNAARDTARARREELVAQAQAVLDRDLVQLIAESEVVEPALPAAYARWDNPVWHGHRTPEESPLALRLGDLHLPERPDLRIPMLTRVPLERGLWIDNGRTGSEAAMAMDTDRLRRAAMDMAVTYAVRLLAVHPADRFSVHVIDAAGAGSASLAPLVRAGVLAGPPAAGAAGVTQTLARLTRRVDLVQMALRAGAPEDLPPDVDTAEQLLIVHDFPHGFDDRAVTQLRYLADEGSAVGVHLLMVADRDEASAYGPLLDPLWRSLMRLSPVPDNHLADPWVHHAWTFEPDLPPQGSRVLDQALDRVAEARRTTRP
- a CDS encoding MFS transporter — its product is MLRLATASLAGTAIEFYDFFVYGTAAALVLGPLFFPSFSPLAGTLAAFGTFGVGFLARPLGSVVFGHIGDRYGRRPVLLASLLLTGIATVAVGCVPTYGSIGMAAPVLLLLLRFLQGLGLGGEWGGAVLLTAEHAPEGRRGLWSSFPQMGPAVGFLLANGLMLGLSASLTDAQFTSWGWRVPFWAAGALALAGLWLRHSVEETPQFRALAATGRRAEAPLAEVFRGHWRLLLLTGGALAVGYAVFYAVTTWSLAYANEHLTVGRTTMLACIMVAVAIKGLVTPLIAMLGDRYGRRPLCLAGCALCAVWMFPLVALLRTADPLLMTVGFTGALIGMVTMFAVVAAYLPELYAPRIRCTGAAVGYNLGGVLGGALTPIVATALADGSGPPWGVALYLTGIALVSLVCFALLPETGPAAVRKRAAAVRGAETGAAEAAAPV
- a CDS encoding maleylpyruvate isomerase family mycothiol-dependent enzyme produces the protein MTDHVHDLRSVREATDRLLTAVAKLDNAALAEESHLPGWTRGHILAHLARNADALVNVFEGRPMYESATARDADIERDAGRPLEEHLTDLRDSAARFMATTEHDQDWSRTVELRNGITDLAANVPFRRWVEADLHHVDLNIGYELSDLPQEFTEREIVFLADRWSGRPEVPPVALVAADGRTWRTGSAGDPAVTVSGTDAGLLAWLAGRGDKGASLSTSGGPLPELPPL
- a CDS encoding MBL fold metallo-hydrolase; protein product: MTYTGEVKVGGPADVHELADLMISKVAVGPMNNNAYLLRCRATDEQLLIDAAAEAGTLLSLIGDDGIASVVTTHRHGDHWGALAEVVEATGARTYAGALDAEGIPVATDVPVADGDTVTVGRVTLTARHLVGHTPGSIALVYDDPHGHAHVFTGDCLFPGGVGNTHDDPKAFASLLDDVQHKLFEQLSDETWVYPGHGNDTTLGAERPHLAEWRERGW
- a CDS encoding TerC family protein, whose protein sequence is MEVSWALWALTILGLSLLIGADFFIGRKPHDVSIKEAGTWTVVWVVLAVLFGLGLWFFGTPQASQEFFAGFITEKSLSVDNLFVFVLIMAKFAVPSHLQQRVLLIGVLIALVLRAVFIAAGAAIIASFSWVFYIFGAFLIYTAWKLIQEARKDEDEDEFEENRLLKSVEKKFGVADRYHGTKLFIQNNGKRVLTPLMVVMLAIGTTDVLFALDSIPAIFGLTQDPYIVFTANAFALMGLRQLYFLIGGLLKKLVHLSYGLSIILGFIGIKLVLHALHESGVHVPVISIPVSLGVICGVLVITTITSLMASKKQAAAEAAARPENIDA